A single region of the Halobacterium wangiae genome encodes:
- a CDS encoding ABC transporter ATP-binding protein, whose product MSSMIDEHNDHTGKEAVLSVRNLQTVFRTDREQIHAVDGISFDIHTGETLGIVGESGSGKSVTARSIMGLIDSPGEILPGSSIKFNGEELTEYTNSEYQQIRGSGIGMVFQDPLKSLNPVYTVGNQIKEALKINRGITGQEATNKAVELLEDVAIPDPVRRLGEYPHEFSGGMRQRAVIAMMLACDPELLICDEPTTALDVTIQAQIIELLQDLQEERDLAILFITHDMGVIAEISDRVNVMYAGEFLEKAPVKELFKNPKHPYTEGLLNAIPGTHAEQERLNTIEGDVPTPNQPASNCRFAPRCPKAFEDCTEVHPIHVPVSEDKDHTAACLLYPDDRTQDEAVKYHVSRSQENDQTEGGADK is encoded by the coding sequence ATGAGCTCAATGATCGACGAACATAACGATCACACCGGAAAAGAGGCAGTACTGTCCGTACGCAATCTTCAGACTGTCTTCCGAACAGACCGCGAACAAATCCACGCTGTGGATGGCATCAGCTTCGACATTCACACCGGAGAGACCCTCGGGATCGTCGGTGAATCCGGTTCAGGGAAGAGTGTCACCGCCCGCTCTATCATGGGCCTAATAGATTCTCCAGGGGAGATTCTCCCAGGATCATCGATCAAATTTAACGGGGAGGAACTCACAGAGTACACCAATTCGGAGTATCAGCAAATCCGCGGAAGCGGCATCGGGATGGTCTTTCAGGACCCACTGAAGTCACTAAACCCGGTTTACACCGTCGGGAATCAAATCAAGGAGGCCCTCAAAATTAATCGTGGCATCACTGGTCAAGAAGCCACGAACAAAGCGGTTGAGTTGCTTGAGGACGTCGCAATTCCTGACCCAGTACGTCGGCTTGGGGAGTACCCTCACGAATTCTCTGGCGGGATGCGCCAGCGAGCAGTCATCGCAATGATGCTTGCGTGTGACCCTGAACTCCTCATCTGTGACGAGCCGACAACGGCGCTTGACGTGACTATTCAAGCACAAATCATTGAACTCCTCCAAGACCTCCAAGAGGAGCGAGATCTCGCGATTCTCTTTATCACCCACGATATGGGTGTGATAGCGGAAATCAGTGACCGGGTGAACGTTATGTACGCCGGTGAGTTCCTCGAGAAAGCGCCGGTCAAGGAACTGTTCAAGAATCCAAAACACCCCTACACAGAAGGCCTTCTGAATGCTATTCCTGGAACGCACGCGGAACAAGAGCGGCTGAACACTATCGAAGGTGACGTTCCCACTCCTAATCAGCCAGCTTCCAACTGCCGGTTCGCGCCACGATGTCCAAAAGCGTTCGAGGATTGTACTGAAGTCCACCCTATCCACGTCCCCGTTTCTGAGGATAAGGACCATACTGCGGCCTGTCTGCTGTACCCGGACGACCGCACTCAGGACGAGGCAGTGAAGTACCACGTCTCGCGAAGTCAGGAAAATGACCAGACAGAGGGAGGTGCAGACAAATGA
- a CDS encoding ABC transporter permease yields the protein MCANVTQPDDAPGTTTSGSSGLWSRLANNPEPAVRWGIVAAVLLLVELGAFLGGVLTILDATVMGVTAFFDVVLGVFSPALAGMVVDVQLALSGFIEGLRASAHEMPTLLSRDVIPNQGYKTPDGSWIGPFMGLSPAIAWALRLSLVLVYSLFSFYWLYRGWLTFRRHYRKADWTPKDDMVNRLRNHSWGKFGVVVLVLFLTMSLFGTTMAPSTVSQNITSSYGHEFQYYSEETGQVETITSGQANFNSKSKGAGDQNVGVMSYDEYDRFHPFGTLTNGRDLFTYMMGGAQITLMVAGISIGLASLIAALLALVSSYYTGIVDLSVLTIADGVVSIPQLLLLILVSVVFQNHWLASVLNGGLLLALIFGLTTWPFLWRSLRGPALQVAQEEWVDAAKSFGQRPTTTMRKHMFPYVLGYLLIYASMSVGGIVIAMASLSFLGNGLGISPPTPAWGRAISLGQPYVSTQSWHISLIPGIMIVILVTGANALGDGIRDAIDPESEGGSEEEAAAAGGGA from the coding sequence ATGTGTGCAAACGTCACTCAACCGGATGATGCGCCTGGAACCACAACCAGTGGTTCCAGTGGCCTGTGGTCCCGACTAGCAAACAACCCAGAACCCGCTGTCCGCTGGGGTATAGTAGCAGCAGTGCTCCTCCTTGTTGAACTCGGTGCCTTCCTTGGTGGAGTTCTCACTATCCTCGACGCGACCGTCATGGGTGTTACGGCGTTCTTTGATGTCGTTCTTGGCGTGTTTTCTCCCGCCCTCGCAGGGATGGTTGTAGACGTCCAACTTGCTCTCAGTGGGTTCATCGAGGGGCTTCGTGCCTCGGCCCACGAAATGCCGACGCTCCTCAGCCGAGACGTAATCCCCAACCAGGGGTATAAGACTCCTGATGGGTCCTGGATAGGGCCGTTTATGGGTCTCTCCCCTGCTATCGCATGGGCACTTCGATTGTCTCTAGTACTCGTTTACTCACTATTCAGCTTCTATTGGTTGTACAGGGGCTGGCTCACGTTCCGGCGACACTATCGAAAAGCTGACTGGACTCCCAAGGATGACATGGTTAACCGCCTCCGGAACCACAGCTGGGGGAAGTTTGGTGTGGTTGTTTTGGTGCTATTCTTGACGATGTCTCTGTTCGGAACGACGATGGCTCCTTCAACGGTTAGTCAGAATATCACCTCGTCATACGGGCATGAGTTCCAGTACTACTCAGAGGAAACTGGACAAGTTGAAACGATTACTTCTGGACAGGCCAACTTCAATTCGAAATCGAAGGGTGCAGGTGATCAAAACGTGGGTGTCATGTCCTACGACGAGTACGATCGCTTCCATCCGTTTGGTACGCTTACAAATGGTCGTGACTTGTTCACCTACATGATGGGTGGGGCCCAAATCACACTAATGGTTGCTGGCATCTCAATTGGACTAGCCAGTCTTATCGCGGCTTTACTTGCCCTCGTATCGTCGTATTACACTGGCATTGTGGACCTCTCTGTGCTGACCATAGCCGATGGTGTGGTATCAATCCCGCAACTGCTATTGTTAATCCTCGTTAGTGTCGTCTTCCAGAACCACTGGCTTGCAAGTGTTCTTAATGGCGGGCTGCTACTAGCTCTGATATTCGGCCTCACGACTTGGCCGTTCCTGTGGCGGTCTCTCCGCGGGCCAGCGCTGCAGGTAGCCCAAGAGGAGTGGGTTGACGCTGCAAAAAGCTTCGGCCAACGGCCGACCACAACGATGCGAAAGCACATGTTCCCCTACGTCCTCGGGTATTTACTGATCTATGCGTCCATGTCCGTTGGCGGAATCGTCATTGCGATGGCCTCGCTGTCATTCCTAGGTAACGGGCTTGGAATCAGCCCCCCGACGCCTGCTTGGGGTCGTGCTATTTCGCTCGGACAGCCCTACGTGTCGACTCAATCCTGGCATATCTCCCTTATTCCGGGAATCATGATTGTCATCCTCGTCACGGGCGCAAATGCGTTGGGTGACGGGATTCGTGACGCAATCGATCCCGAAAGTGAGGGTGGTTCCGAAGAAGAAGCCGCGGCAGCAGGAGGTGGTGCCTAA
- a CDS encoding ABC transporter permease — translation MNRLVYIAKRLILGVPVLLFGLTVTFLVLYLGPIDPVLAILGRDANPTAARQLEIALGLRYPNGNPIPLWVQYKNFLVDMLTFNFGDSWGVARNQPVMDLIIGRLPATLWLGFWSVVIALGLGVPIGLYAGLNSNSWGDYTASFGGIVWRAMPNFWLAVMLAGTLSAGGLLSGYRDFLIKTDVIGTSDALGHLFSGITPFTGIPILEFFWIPIPNLMPMAAALKWILPAALVLGSASMGNEVRIGRTAVLESLNSEYIDTAKAKGVSTRKIITKHVGRNAVIPLLPVIMGEFYLLIGGSVLVESVFSINGLGNLFLRAAFAADIPVLMSLTFIFIVIQILFNTTQDLLYTYIDPRIALSDNSE, via the coding sequence ATGAATCGACTAGTATACATCGCCAAGCGACTGATCCTTGGTGTCCCGGTCCTCCTCTTTGGCCTTACTGTCACGTTCCTCGTACTGTACCTGGGGCCAATCGATCCTGTACTCGCCATCCTTGGCCGAGACGCTAATCCGACAGCCGCCCGCCAGCTCGAAATCGCTCTTGGATTGCGATACCCGAATGGCAACCCAATCCCCCTCTGGGTTCAGTACAAGAATTTCCTCGTCGACATGCTCACGTTCAACTTCGGGGACTCCTGGGGGGTTGCTCGCAATCAGCCTGTAATGGACCTGATCATCGGTCGATTACCCGCCACCCTCTGGCTCGGCTTCTGGTCGGTTGTAATTGCACTAGGACTCGGAGTCCCTATCGGCCTCTACGCCGGGTTAAATTCCAACTCGTGGGGTGATTACACGGCATCCTTCGGCGGTATTGTTTGGCGAGCGATGCCGAACTTCTGGCTCGCAGTTATGCTTGCCGGCACCCTCTCCGCTGGCGGGCTTCTCTCTGGTTATCGGGACTTCCTCATCAAGACAGACGTTATTGGGACTTCTGATGCCCTCGGCCACCTTTTCTCGGGAATCACGCCGTTCACTGGAATCCCAATTCTCGAATTCTTCTGGATTCCAATTCCGAACTTAATGCCAATGGCCGCCGCGCTAAAATGGATTCTTCCAGCTGCCCTCGTCCTCGGATCCGCATCCATGGGGAATGAGGTTCGTATCGGGCGAACAGCTGTCTTAGAGAGTCTGAATTCGGAGTACATTGATACTGCAAAAGCCAAAGGCGTATCTACGCGCAAGATAATCACGAAACACGTTGGACGGAACGCGGTTATTCCCCTCCTCCCCGTTATTATGGGGGAATTCTATCTTCTGATAGGCGGCTCCGTTCTCGTTGAGAGCGTCTTCAGCATCAACGGACTTGGGAACCTGTTCCTCCGGGCTGCATTCGCTGCAGACATCCCGGTCTTGATGTCCTTGACGTTCATCTTCATCGTCATCCAAATCCTGTTCAATACGACACAGGACCTCCTGTACACGTATATTGACCCTCGAATTGCGCTCTCAGACAACTCCGAGTAA
- a CDS encoding ABC transporter substrate-binding protein has product MPRKGKTDTSRRRFLKATGAAALTATVAGCTSGDDDEGNDNTDETTTTDSSTGTTTSGDNNEGYTPNFEGYPYGVNETQVEQARQVMEEAGYGPNNRFELDWLQYQSPAWEEMANTIRARLEQAHIDMNISQADFGALLNTTEKGDHQAYTLGWIADYPQPRNFLQLISPDNTLYGESGANGARLFWSEDANASPEVRQFMNEQYQQILDNPGQSDEAVQARSEAAVNMEEGLWESAALIPIYHRFDEVFWYDHVDYNPFGGMGSSRQKSNNAVSAIEGKNRLSGSSATFNSLDPVASGNTASGAKIMNMFDAPTNYRNGTAEVENLLIQDYNINDDFTEYTFTLKEGVQFHDDYGEMTADDVVYSFRRLMESTNSTNQYFPVKVLGIEHETDDDGNITRATGVEAVDDYTFRITLESPFPYGLSVLAYSAFSVVPEGIVGDIEGYDGEMAYEEFSSSNPIGTGPFEFVNWESGNGGEFSADTFEDYHGDVASFDGTDSAIITDPTASYNYFLNENADISGIPTSQYDPNLVSVEETLEGGRQVGSYGPLENDKTVNYSGVPTINTFYVGFNLQKVPQAVRQAMAHVVNREQFVSDVFKGRGAGAYHLQPSQVFPGGQESYDQHYQG; this is encoded by the coding sequence ATGCCACGCAAAGGCAAGACAGATACGAGCCGCCGAAGGTTCCTCAAAGCGACCGGTGCCGCCGCCCTAACTGCGACGGTTGCCGGATGTACCTCTGGCGACGACGATGAAGGCAACGATAACACTGACGAAACGACTACTACTGACAGTTCGACAGGCACTACCACGAGCGGTGATAATAACGAGGGCTACACTCCCAACTTCGAGGGATACCCATACGGGGTCAACGAGACCCAGGTTGAACAGGCTCGTCAGGTCATGGAAGAAGCCGGTTATGGCCCAAACAACCGGTTCGAGCTAGACTGGCTCCAGTACCAGAGTCCAGCCTGGGAGGAGATGGCGAACACGATCCGTGCCCGTCTAGAACAGGCCCACATCGACATGAACATCAGCCAGGCGGACTTCGGGGCACTTCTCAACACCACTGAGAAGGGAGACCACCAGGCCTACACGCTCGGGTGGATTGCTGACTACCCTCAGCCTCGGAACTTCCTGCAGCTGATTTCGCCCGACAACACCCTCTATGGGGAAAGCGGCGCCAACGGGGCCCGCCTCTTCTGGTCGGAGGACGCAAACGCTTCCCCCGAAGTCCGGCAGTTCATGAACGAGCAGTACCAGCAGATCTTGGACAATCCGGGGCAGTCTGATGAGGCAGTCCAGGCCCGCAGTGAAGCAGCTGTCAATATGGAGGAGGGTCTCTGGGAATCCGCTGCTCTCATCCCGATCTACCACCGGTTCGACGAGGTCTTCTGGTACGACCACGTCGATTACAATCCGTTCGGCGGTATGGGGAGCTCCCGCCAGAAGTCCAACAATGCAGTGTCGGCCATTGAGGGGAAGAACCGCCTGAGTGGTTCGTCTGCTACGTTCAACTCCCTAGACCCGGTTGCGTCGGGGAACACTGCTAGCGGGGCAAAGATCATGAACATGTTCGATGCCCCGACGAACTACCGGAACGGAACGGCCGAAGTCGAGAACCTGCTGATTCAGGACTACAACATCAATGATGACTTCACCGAGTACACCTTCACGCTGAAGGAGGGCGTTCAGTTCCACGATGATTATGGCGAGATGACGGCGGACGACGTCGTCTACTCGTTCCGGCGTCTGATGGAGTCGACGAACTCCACGAACCAGTACTTCCCAGTGAAGGTGCTGGGAATCGAACACGAGACGGACGACGACGGAAACATCACGCGTGCAACCGGTGTCGAGGCAGTTGATGACTACACCTTCCGCATCACGCTCGAGAGCCCCTTCCCGTACGGTCTGTCCGTGCTTGCCTACAGCGCCTTCTCGGTTGTCCCCGAGGGCATTGTTGGGGACATCGAGGGCTACGACGGAGAAATGGCATACGAGGAGTTCTCGTCCTCGAACCCCATTGGGACTGGCCCATTCGAGTTCGTGAATTGGGAGTCCGGCAACGGTGGAGAGTTCTCTGCAGACACCTTCGAGGACTACCACGGCGACGTGGCGTCCTTCGACGGTACGGACAGTGCAATCATCACTGACCCAACGGCATCGTACAACTACTTCCTTAACGAGAACGCGGACATTTCTGGGATTCCGACCTCCCAGTACGATCCAAATCTTGTCTCCGTTGAGGAAACCCTTGAGGGAGGCCGTCAGGTTGGGAGTTACGGCCCTCTGGAGAACGACAAGACGGTCAATTACTCTGGGGTTCCAACTATTAACACGTTCTACGTCGGATTCAACCTGCAGAAGGTCCCGCAGGCTGTTCGGCAAGCGATGGCACACGTTGTCAACCGCGAGCAGTTCGTCTCGGACGTCTTCAAGGGGCGCGGCGCTGGTGCATACCACCTCCAGCCGTCGCAGGTCTTCCCAGGCGGACAGGAAAGCTACGACCAGCATTACCAGGGCTAA
- a CDS encoding DUF4352 domain-containing protein: protein MSTETVATTTEHSTTTASAPRAATVSTGDTVGNDKLQFVLEEFQRDVDLEGFSEPDSGQEFALASIMLQNMSTEDPISGPHFLTRLRDDEYYTYEPLIADNNDSYFSEDQLGPGSVVRASIPFELPVTASGLKLLFDVDEALFGGVTLIIVDL from the coding sequence ATGTCCACCGAGACGGTGGCCACGACAACGGAGCATTCGACGACGACCGCATCGGCTCCGAGGGCCGCTACCGTTTCTACTGGGGACACTGTCGGGAATGATAAACTACAATTCGTCCTTGAGGAGTTCCAGCGTGACGTTGACCTTGAGGGGTTCTCGGAACCAGACTCTGGACAGGAGTTCGCTCTCGCCTCCATCATGCTGCAAAACATGTCGACTGAGGATCCGATCAGTGGCCCCCACTTCTTGACGCGACTTCGGGATGATGAGTACTACACGTACGAACCGCTAATCGCCGACAATAACGATTCCTACTTCTCTGAAGACCAACTTGGGCCGGGGTCGGTCGTACGCGCTTCTATCCCCTTCGAACTCCCGGTAACCGCTAGTGGCCTCAAACTCTTATTCGACGTTGATGAGGCGTTGTTCGGAGGCGTCACGCTCATCATTGTTGACCTGTAG
- a CDS encoding DUF7529 family protein encodes MQHPSSWPSNEGESTICDGAPKGALRELCDTVAALERGMQQDGWKTVATTPHNEVIIRDNATQIWIVHKISLNQETAVAQAVKTEGVVSDCRYIDVCAGWLFELILLLNPGVDQGILLPTIVNNAQVDAITSRPTDSQHIYSLLTCPGGRHLGVVKHNNPESFLPDPVPDSNKDC; translated from the coding sequence ATGCAACACCCATCGTCGTGGCCTTCCAACGAGGGTGAGTCAACTATCTGTGATGGAGCGCCTAAAGGCGCGTTAAGGGAGTTGTGTGATACGGTGGCGGCTCTTGAAAGAGGGATGCAGCAGGATGGGTGGAAGACAGTCGCCACTACCCCGCATAACGAGGTGATCATTCGAGACAATGCAACACAGATCTGGATTGTCCACAAGATATCTCTTAATCAGGAGACTGCAGTGGCCCAAGCAGTAAAGACGGAAGGTGTGGTTTCCGACTGTAGATACATAGACGTCTGCGCAGGCTGGCTATTCGAACTTATTCTCCTTCTTAATCCCGGCGTGGATCAAGGCATTCTACTGCCTACGATAGTCAACAACGCGCAGGTGGACGCCATAACCTCGCGGCCAACCGACAGTCAACATATATATTCTCTGTTGACATGCCCGGGAGGGAGACATCTAGGCGTCGTGAAACACAACAACCCAGAATCCTTCCTCCCTGACCCAGTACCCGATTCCAACAAAGACTGTTGA
- a CDS encoding CBS domain-containing protein → MNVADAMTPRADVVTVELPGTRDDILEYLQERAFSSVPVVKPADDGEQYRGLISRDDLIERPEEDQLAMLMRDAPTTTTDTSVREVAALMLREDARRVPVVEDGRLEGIVTVTDVVRAIADGEEDGDTEVGGLARRDVNTTYAGTPLTVTEREISYANVPYSVVLGDTGEMVGIVTEVDIIEVARVVEGEANTGDSIADDDENWKWESIKATGSRYLPTRNVEIPAEPVESFMTTDVLTVSKRRTAREVAQTMLTNDVEQVPLMSGDELVGMVRDVDLLSGLADE, encoded by the coding sequence ATGAACGTCGCTGACGCGATGACGCCCCGCGCAGACGTAGTGACGGTCGAACTGCCGGGGACGCGGGACGACATTCTCGAGTATCTCCAGGAGCGCGCCTTCTCCTCAGTGCCTGTCGTGAAGCCGGCCGACGACGGTGAACAGTACCGCGGACTCATCTCCCGGGACGACCTCATCGAACGCCCCGAGGAGGACCAGCTCGCGATGCTGATGCGGGACGCCCCGACCACGACGACGGACACCAGCGTTCGCGAGGTCGCGGCGCTGATGCTCCGGGAGGACGCGCGCCGCGTCCCCGTCGTCGAGGACGGCCGGTTGGAGGGGATCGTGACGGTGACCGACGTCGTGCGCGCCATCGCGGACGGCGAGGAGGACGGCGACACCGAGGTCGGTGGCCTCGCGCGCCGGGACGTGAACACGACGTACGCGGGTACGCCGCTGACGGTGACCGAGCGCGAGATCTCGTACGCGAACGTTCCGTACTCGGTCGTGTTGGGCGACACCGGCGAGATGGTCGGCATCGTCACGGAGGTGGACATCATCGAGGTGGCCCGGGTCGTCGAGGGCGAGGCGAACACCGGCGACTCCATCGCGGACGACGACGAGAACTGGAAGTGGGAGTCGATCAAGGCGACCGGGAGTCGCTACCTGCCGACGCGGAACGTCGAGATCCCCGCCGAACCCGTCGAGTCGTTCATGACGACCGACGTGCTGACGGTGTCGAAGCGCCGCACGGCCCGCGAGGTGGCACAGACGATGCTGACCAACGACGTCGAGCAGGTGCCACTGATGTCCGGCGACGAACTCGTCGGCATGGTGCGCGACGTCGACCTCCTCTCGGGGCTGGCCGATGAGTGA
- the glyS gene encoding glycine--tRNA ligase, protein MSELDELARRRGFFFQANEAYGGVSGFYTYGPEGAALKRNVEETWRDRFVTREGNMEIDAPTVTPEAVFEASGHLDDFDDMLVECPECGVSHRADHVVEDNTDVEDAESVPTEEVEALIAEHDLVCPDCGASLVGQPVEGFNLMFETSIGPGSGQPGYLRPETAQGMFTEFPRLKEYARNQLPFGVAQVGTGYRNEISPRNALLRAREFTMAELEFFVDPEGEGPDLSRVADVELPLYPVAAQQAEGEEYLDLTPQEALDEGVVQGEWVAYFLARSKQWFDRVGVDMERFRFRQHLPGELAHYASDCWDAEGEVGGDWVELEGIASRTDYDLSKHAEHADDNFTVFQQYDEPKTVERATVDPDMSALGPQFGGDAGAVADALEALAERDRSAFEGEEVTVEVDGEAYTVPTEQTGFAVEEQTESGRHIVPHVVEPAFGVGRAVYTVLAHNYDEDEVEGEDRSVLRLPAEVAPTTVGVFPLMDKDGLGETARDLAADLREAGVAVTYDDSGNIGRRYRRQDEVGTPYCVTVDYESLEDGTVTLRDRDSTEQTRVELAELPALLPALRDGEVTFDEL, encoded by the coding sequence ATGAGTGAGCTAGACGAACTCGCGCGCCGTCGCGGGTTCTTCTTCCAGGCGAACGAGGCGTACGGCGGCGTCTCCGGGTTCTACACGTACGGTCCGGAGGGCGCTGCGCTGAAGCGCAACGTCGAGGAGACGTGGCGCGACCGCTTCGTCACCCGCGAGGGGAACATGGAGATCGACGCCCCGACGGTGACCCCGGAAGCGGTCTTCGAGGCGTCGGGCCACCTCGACGACTTCGACGACATGCTCGTCGAGTGTCCGGAGTGCGGTGTGAGCCACCGCGCCGACCACGTCGTCGAGGACAACACCGACGTCGAGGACGCCGAGTCCGTGCCGACCGAGGAAGTCGAGGCGCTCATCGCCGAGCACGACCTCGTCTGTCCGGACTGCGGGGCGTCGCTGGTCGGCCAGCCCGTCGAGGGGTTCAACCTGATGTTCGAGACGTCCATCGGGCCGGGGTCGGGCCAGCCCGGCTACCTCCGCCCGGAGACGGCACAGGGGATGTTCACGGAGTTCCCGCGCCTCAAGGAGTACGCCCGCAACCAGTTGCCGTTCGGCGTCGCGCAGGTCGGCACGGGCTACCGCAACGAGATCAGCCCGCGGAACGCACTGCTGCGCGCCCGCGAGTTCACGATGGCGGAACTGGAGTTCTTCGTCGACCCCGAGGGCGAGGGGCCGGACCTCTCGCGGGTCGCGGACGTCGAGTTGCCGCTGTACCCCGTGGCGGCCCAGCAGGCCGAGGGCGAGGAGTACCTGGACCTCACGCCACAGGAGGCTCTCGACGAGGGCGTCGTGCAGGGCGAGTGGGTGGCGTACTTCCTCGCGCGGTCGAAGCAGTGGTTCGACCGCGTCGGCGTGGACATGGAGCGCTTCCGGTTCCGCCAGCACCTCCCCGGCGAACTCGCCCACTACGCCTCGGACTGCTGGGACGCCGAGGGCGAGGTCGGCGGCGACTGGGTGGAACTGGAGGGGATCGCCTCCCGGACCGACTACGACCTCTCGAAGCACGCCGAGCACGCCGACGACAACTTCACCGTCTTCCAGCAGTACGACGAGCCGAAGACCGTCGAGCGCGCGACCGTCGACCCCGACATGTCCGCGCTCGGCCCGCAGTTCGGCGGCGACGCCGGCGCCGTCGCGGACGCCCTCGAAGCGCTCGCCGAGCGCGACCGCTCGGCGTTCGAGGGCGAGGAGGTGACCGTCGAGGTCGACGGCGAGGCGTACACCGTCCCGACCGAGCAGACCGGCTTCGCGGTCGAGGAACAGACCGAGTCGGGGCGCCACATCGTCCCGCACGTCGTCGAACCCGCGTTCGGTGTCGGGCGCGCGGTGTACACGGTGCTCGCGCACAACTACGACGAGGACGAGGTCGAGGGCGAGGACCGCAGCGTGCTCCGCCTGCCCGCCGAGGTCGCGCCGACAACCGTCGGCGTGTTCCCGCTGATGGACAAGGACGGCCTGGGTGAGACGGCCCGCGACCTCGCCGCGGACCTCCGCGAGGCCGGCGTCGCGGTGACCTACGACGACTCCGGCAACATCGGTCGCCGGTACCGCCGGCAGGACGAGGTCGGCACGCCGTACTGTGTCACCGTCGACTACGAGAGCCTCGAGGACGGCACGGTGACGCTCCGCGACCGTGACTCGACCGAGCAGACGCGCGTCGAACTGGCCGAACTCCCGGCGTTACTGCCGGCGCTACGCGACGGGGAAGTCACCTTCGACGAGCTGTGA
- a CDS encoding dolichol kinase has product MSELDRRLVHASGAAVPVAYLLGVLSWEAFRWLLVAGSVVVVVLEALRLSGYVSWWIYDRLTREYEQDNPGGYALYVLSSTATAWLFEPAIAVPAILMLALADPASGLLSRGELGVKEGWVLLSTFAICLAIASLLDVPLLAAAAGSLAATLADGATPVVRGYVIDDNATIPLGAGAAMWAVLALA; this is encoded by the coding sequence GTGAGCGAACTCGACCGGCGGCTAGTCCACGCGAGCGGCGCGGCCGTACCGGTCGCGTACCTCCTCGGCGTGCTCTCCTGGGAGGCGTTCCGCTGGCTGCTGGTCGCGGGGTCGGTGGTGGTCGTCGTCCTCGAAGCGCTGCGGCTGTCGGGCTACGTCTCGTGGTGGATCTACGACCGACTCACCCGCGAGTACGAACAGGACAACCCGGGCGGGTACGCGCTGTACGTGCTGTCGTCGACGGCGACCGCGTGGCTGTTCGAGCCGGCCATCGCGGTGCCCGCCATCTTGATGCTCGCGCTCGCCGACCCCGCCAGCGGACTGCTCTCGCGCGGGGAACTCGGCGTCAAGGAGGGGTGGGTGTTGCTGTCGACGTTCGCTATCTGTCTGGCCATCGCGAGCCTGCTCGACGTCCCGCTCCTGGCGGCGGCGGCGGGTTCGCTCGCGGCGACGCTCGCGGACGGCGCGACGCCCGTCGTCCGGGGCTACGTCATCGACGACAACGCGACGATCCCGCTGGGCGCGGGCGCGGCGATGTGGGCGGTGCTGGCGCTCGCCTGA